The Antarcticibacterium sp. 1MA-6-2 genome has a window encoding:
- a CDS encoding DUF5686 family protein — translation MNDTTWAIKQIKMEMSPNANINWVKGVYLEQEFEVLNDSIFLLKRDFLLADFSFEKKEDARGIYGKKTVLYDQHKFNEKRPSGFYDRRVTSRDEAIYKREESFWKENRLEPLNRDESGVYQMLDTLQSVPAFQRVYTIASIAATGYLEFKGWDFGPVYSLIGYNDVEGLRLRVGARTYFGPDDPWRIEGYGAYGFKDEKFKYGILGQLMLDPKSRLIASAGYRNDIEQLGSSLTNTTDVLGRSLASSSLLNVGDNNTLSTIKLTTIGLSIELVRNITFQVIGSHRNLRPASPEFSLSWYTDRAQNEIATDIDQTEVSTIVSFTPGRKTSGYGVDRTVINAENFPTIFLNYTYGARDIFNSDFEYRKLQLFYDQPWWIGGLGLANISLEAGKTFGEVPLGLLSVVPGNQTYFSMYNTFPLLDFYEFVTDTYVASHFEHNFNGRIFSRIPGLRNLYLREIIGIRGVWGNISEENRQLDASGLPLRAPQEEPYWEYSAGVGNIFKFIRIDAHFRGSYFDNPDARTFGVTATFGFHF, via the coding sequence GTGAACGATACTACCTGGGCGATAAAGCAAATCAAGATGGAAATGTCTCCCAATGCTAATATCAACTGGGTAAAAGGAGTTTATCTGGAACAGGAATTCGAGGTGCTGAATGATTCAATATTTTTGCTAAAAAGAGATTTCCTTTTAGCCGATTTCTCTTTTGAGAAGAAAGAAGATGCACGTGGCATTTATGGGAAGAAAACGGTATTATATGATCAGCACAAATTTAACGAAAAGCGGCCGTCAGGTTTTTATGACAGGAGAGTAACTTCCCGGGACGAAGCTATTTATAAGAGAGAAGAAAGCTTTTGGAAAGAGAATCGCCTGGAGCCCTTGAACAGGGATGAGAGCGGTGTTTACCAGATGCTGGACACCCTGCAAAGTGTGCCTGCCTTTCAAAGAGTATATACTATAGCCAGTATAGCGGCTACAGGATATTTGGAATTTAAAGGATGGGATTTTGGTCCGGTATACAGTTTAATTGGCTACAATGATGTGGAGGGGCTTCGGCTAAGAGTAGGGGCACGCACCTATTTTGGACCCGATGATCCCTGGAGGATTGAAGGCTATGGAGCATACGGATTCAAAGATGAAAAGTTCAAATACGGTATCCTCGGCCAATTGATGCTGGACCCCAAATCCCGATTAATTGCTTCTGCCGGATACAGGAATGATATAGAGCAACTGGGATCGAGTTTGACAAATACAACCGATGTGTTGGGAAGAAGCCTTGCCTCCTCCTCTTTGCTTAACGTGGGCGATAATAATACTCTTAGTACAATTAAACTCACAACTATAGGACTTTCTATTGAGCTAGTAAGAAATATTACATTTCAGGTAATTGGTTCTCATCGAAACCTGCGACCTGCGTCCCCGGAATTCAGCCTTTCCTGGTATACAGATCGGGCACAAAATGAAATAGCAACAGATATTGACCAAACCGAAGTTTCTACAATTGTAAGCTTTACTCCCGGAAGAAAAACTTCGGGTTATGGGGTGGACAGGACGGTTATTAATGCTGAGAATTTTCCGACGATTTTCTTAAATTACACTTATGGGGCCCGTGATATTTTTAACAGCGATTTTGAGTACAGGAAACTGCAGCTGTTTTACGATCAGCCGTGGTGGATTGGTGGATTAGGCCTGGCAAACATAAGCCTTGAGGCAGGTAAGACCTTTGGAGAGGTGCCGCTGGGATTATTAAGTGTGGTCCCGGGAAACCAAACTTACTTTTCCATGTATAACACTTTTCCGTTGCTCGATTTTTATGAGTTCGTAACCGATACGTACGTGGCTTCTCACTTTGAACACAATTTTAATGGAAGGATCTTTTCCAGGATTCCGGGGTTAAGGAACCTTTATCTGCGGGAGATCATAGGCATTAGAGGAGTATGGGGAAATATTTCAGAAGAGAACAGGCAGCTGGATGCTTCCGGCTTGCCTTTAAGGGCGCCGCAGGAAGAACCCTATTGGGAATACAGTGCCGGAGTGGGAAATATTTTCAAGTTCATTCGTATTGATGCTCACTTCCGTGGAAGCTACTTTGATAACCCCGATGCACGGACTTTTGGGGTAACAGCCACCTTCGGTTTTCACTTTTAA
- a CDS encoding DUF5686 family protein, with protein sequence MKLHLSLLDGVFFLPSMKQFFLCSFLLLSFFSSLAQTRISGEIVDEAGEPVAFANVIFLNSSVGTVSSEDGKFYLTSTRDYKAVEFSFVGYEPLVLQLKEGDNLNLKVVLKEDQESLQEVYIMQGKTSKKNNPAIDILRKIWENRRQNGVNKFDQYEYRKYEKLEFDVNTIDSSFINNKIFNGLEFIFEDLDTNAITGKTYLPIFLNESVLQVYGDNKLGKKREDLIGNKNSGFNNNQILIESIKDLYFEIDVYENYLRIFDKNFISPLSTTGIDNYNYVLADSSMIDNKWLYNIVYYPRLSKMSSLLKGIFG encoded by the coding sequence TTGAAACTTCATCTAAGCTTATTAGATGGAGTTTTTTTTTTGCCCTCTATGAAGCAATTTTTCCTCTGTTCCTTTCTTTTGCTAAGTTTCTTTTCTTCCCTCGCCCAAACCAGGATTAGTGGTGAAATAGTAGATGAAGCGGGTGAGCCTGTAGCTTTTGCAAATGTTATATTTCTAAATTCCTCTGTAGGCACTGTTTCTTCGGAAGACGGAAAATTTTACCTTACTTCTACCCGGGATTACAAAGCAGTAGAATTTTCCTTCGTAGGATATGAACCGCTCGTCCTTCAGCTGAAGGAGGGGGATAACTTAAACCTCAAGGTTGTTCTTAAAGAAGACCAGGAAAGTTTGCAGGAAGTTTATATTATGCAGGGAAAAACTTCCAAGAAAAACAATCCGGCAATAGACATTCTAAGGAAAATTTGGGAAAACCGAAGGCAAAACGGGGTTAACAAATTTGACCAGTATGAATATCGAAAATATGAAAAACTGGAGTTTGATGTCAATACGATAGATAGCTCTTTTATAAATAACAAGATCTTTAACGGGCTGGAGTTTATATTTGAAGATCTTGATACCAATGCCATTACCGGGAAAACCTATCTGCCTATTTTCTTAAATGAGTCGGTACTTCAGGTTTATGGCGATAATAAACTGGGAAAAAAGCGGGAGGATCTTATTGGAAATAAAAATTCAGGATTTAATAATAACCAGATCCTAATTGAGAGTATCAAAGACCTTTATTTTGAAATAGACGTTTATGAAAACTACCTTAGAATCTTTGATAAGAATTTTATAAGCCCGCTCTCAACAACAGGAATAGACAATTACAATTATGTGCTTGCAGACAGTTCTATGATAGACAATAAATGGCTCTACAATATTGTTTATTATCCCCGCTTAAGCAAAATGAGTTCACTTTTAAAGGGAATTTTTGGGTGA
- a CDS encoding electron transfer flavoprotein subunit beta/FixA family protein, with protein MKILVCISHVPDTTSKINFTDGDKKFDTNGVQFVINPNDEFGLTRAMWFKEKQGASVDVINVGGPETEPTLRKALAIGADNAIRVNTPAIDGFQVAKEIAKVAKEGGYDLIIAGRESIDYNGGMVPGILAGLLGANFVNTCISIEVEGSEAKAVREIDGGKESLTASLPLVIGAQKGLVEESDLRIPNMRGIMMARKKPLNVVEPTDVTAPTQVEKFEKPAPKGIVKLIDPDNLDELVNLLHNEAKVI; from the coding sequence ATGAAAATATTAGTATGTATTAGCCATGTGCCCGATACTACCTCAAAAATTAATTTTACTGACGGGGATAAAAAATTCGATACCAACGGAGTTCAATTTGTCATTAATCCCAATGATGAGTTCGGCCTTACCCGCGCAATGTGGTTTAAGGAAAAACAGGGAGCCAGCGTTGATGTTATAAATGTTGGAGGGCCTGAAACTGAACCTACACTTAGAAAAGCCTTAGCCATAGGTGCCGACAATGCAATTAGAGTTAACACCCCTGCTATAGATGGTTTCCAGGTGGCAAAAGAAATTGCTAAGGTCGCAAAAGAAGGAGGATACGATCTCATTATTGCCGGGAGAGAATCTATAGACTATAATGGCGGTATGGTCCCGGGAATTCTTGCGGGATTATTAGGCGCTAATTTCGTCAATACCTGTATTAGTATTGAAGTAGAAGGAAGTGAAGCTAAAGCCGTGAGGGAAATTGATGGCGGGAAAGAAAGCCTGACAGCAAGTTTACCGCTGGTAATAGGAGCTCAAAAAGGCCTTGTGGAAGAGAGTGATCTTAGGATCCCAAATATGAGAGGAATTATGATGGCGAGAAAAAAGCCCCTTAATGTAGTAGAACCTACAGATGTTACAGCACCTACACAAGTGGAGAAATTTGAAAAACCAGCTCCTAAAGGAATTGTAAAACTTATTGATCCCGATAATCTTGATGAGCTGGTGAATCTACTTCACAACGAGGCTAAGGTTATATAA
- a CDS encoding electron transfer flavoprotein subunit alpha/FixB family protein, with protein MSVLVYTESEEGKFKKASLEVASYAKEVAQSLGTTVTAVVFNAEDASELGQYGVDKVLKVSSDKLKNFNAEAYADALKQAAEKEDAKVVILSQSANSKYVAPLLAVHLNAGYASNVVALPESTSPFTVKRTAFTNKAFSFTSINTEVKIIGVSKNAFGLKESSASATVEDFNPVLAGEDFSVNVTSVDKARDKVTIADAEIVVSGGRGMKGPENWGMLEELADTLGAATACSKPVSDMGWRPHGEHVGQTGKPVAANLYIAVGISGAIQHLAGINASKTKVVINNDPEAPFFKAADYGVVGDAFEIVPKLNEKLKEFKAKNA; from the coding sequence ATGTCAGTTTTAGTATATACAGAATCAGAAGAAGGAAAGTTTAAAAAAGCATCTCTGGAAGTGGCTTCCTACGCAAAGGAAGTTGCACAATCTCTTGGAACCACAGTTACTGCCGTTGTTTTTAATGCTGAAGATGCTTCAGAATTAGGACAGTATGGTGTAGATAAAGTATTGAAAGTAAGCAGTGATAAATTAAAGAATTTTAATGCTGAAGCTTATGCTGATGCACTTAAACAGGCTGCTGAAAAAGAAGATGCGAAAGTGGTTATTTTGAGCCAGAGCGCAAACAGCAAATATGTAGCTCCCTTGCTTGCGGTACACCTGAATGCGGGATATGCTTCTAACGTAGTTGCATTACCTGAAAGCACCAGCCCTTTTACAGTTAAAAGAACTGCTTTTACTAATAAAGCCTTCAGCTTTACATCAATTAATACCGAGGTAAAAATTATAGGAGTTTCTAAAAATGCTTTTGGACTAAAAGAAAGTTCAGCATCTGCAACCGTTGAAGATTTTAATCCTGTCCTCGCCGGGGAAGATTTTTCGGTTAATGTTACCAGTGTAGATAAAGCCAGGGATAAAGTGACCATTGCCGATGCAGAAATTGTAGTATCTGGTGGACGCGGTATGAAAGGACCTGAAAACTGGGGAATGCTGGAAGAGTTAGCCGATACTCTTGGAGCAGCTACAGCCTGTTCCAAACCTGTAAGTGACATGGGATGGAGGCCTCACGGGGAACACGTGGGACAAACAGGAAAACCTGTTGCCGCAAATTTATATATCGCGGTTGGAATATCTGGTGCAATACAGCATCTTGCAGGTATTAATGCTTCCAAGACTAAAGTCGTGATAAACAATGATCCCGAAGCTCCATTTTTTAAAGCTGCAGATTATGGTGTAGTAGGAGACGCCTTTGAGATCGTGCCTAAACTAAATGAAAAACTAAAAGAATTTAAAGCTAAAAACGCATAA
- a CDS encoding bifunctional nuclease family protein, producing MSLVRLNIKGISYSQTQNGAYALILSEVDGERKLPIVIGAFEAQSIAIALEKEIKPPRPLTHDLFKNFSDRFEIVVKQVIIHKLVDGVFYSSLICERDKIEEIIDARTSDAIALALRFNAPIFTYKNILDKAGIFLKGESGTMTPTPAQEESRVDEILADSGKNRDVNFKKMSLDELETLLDQAVKSEDYEKAARLRDEISKRNK from the coding sequence ATGAGTTTAGTACGCCTTAATATAAAAGGAATTTCTTATAGTCAAACCCAAAATGGGGCTTACGCACTCATTCTAAGCGAGGTGGATGGAGAGAGAAAATTACCTATAGTAATTGGTGCTTTTGAGGCACAATCTATTGCTATAGCTTTAGAGAAAGAAATAAAGCCTCCCCGGCCATTAACGCACGATCTTTTTAAAAATTTTAGCGACCGCTTTGAAATTGTTGTAAAACAGGTGATCATTCACAAACTTGTAGATGGTGTTTTTTACTCCAGCCTTATTTGTGAAAGGGATAAAATAGAAGAGATCATAGATGCCCGTACGAGTGATGCAATAGCTCTGGCACTTCGATTTAACGCTCCTATTTTTACTTATAAGAACATCCTTGATAAAGCCGGGATATTCCTCAAAGGAGAATCGGGAACTATGACCCCTACTCCTGCTCAGGAGGAATCGCGAGTTGATGAGATCCTTGCAGACTCCGGAAAAAACCGTGATGTCAATTTCAAAAAAATGTCTCTGGATGAACTTGAAACCCTTCTTGACCAGGCTGTGAAAAGCGAAGATTACGAAAAGGCTGCCAGGCTTAGGGATGAGATCTCAAAACGCAATAAGTAA
- a CDS encoding IS3 family transposase, with product MDHFKEEHKETIVSSCDLLGVSRQVYYRSIRSTIEKQEVAQKVIALVRPVRILMPRLGSKKLYHILKEELVPLKVGRDKLFRILRANHMLIKSRRSYHITTDSHHRFRKHKNLLCATEINRPEQVLVSDITYVGNRRNPAYLALVTDAYSKVVMGHDVSNSLDVSGSIRAMEMAVKNRCYSDQPLIHHSDRGLQYCSNDYQKVLDKNNIKPSMTEKYDPYENAIAERINGILKQEFHIAKYDTDLTTRKKLIDEAIKIYNHLRPHLSNHMLTPHQMHQQLVLKRKQYKSKKLNNEIIVQL from the coding sequence ATCGACCACTTCAAAGAAGAACACAAAGAAACAATAGTTTCTTCCTGTGATTTACTCGGGGTAAGTAGACAGGTATATTACAGATCCATTAGATCTACCATTGAAAAACAGGAAGTGGCACAAAAGGTAATTGCCTTGGTGCGGCCCGTAAGAATACTGATGCCCAGGCTAGGTAGCAAGAAGCTGTACCATATCCTTAAAGAAGAACTTGTTCCTTTGAAAGTAGGACGTGACAAACTTTTTAGAATTCTTAGGGCAAACCATATGCTGATAAAATCCAGGAGAAGCTATCACATCACCACAGACTCGCACCATAGATTTAGAAAGCACAAAAACCTATTGTGTGCCACAGAAATAAATAGGCCAGAACAGGTTTTGGTAAGTGATATTACTTATGTGGGCAATAGGAGGAATCCTGCATACCTGGCACTGGTCACAGATGCTTACTCGAAAGTTGTAATGGGGCACGACGTATCGAATAGTTTGGATGTGTCAGGATCAATAAGAGCTATGGAGATGGCAGTCAAAAACAGATGCTATAGCGACCAACCTTTGATACACCACTCCGACAGGGGCCTCCAATACTGTTCCAACGACTATCAAAAGGTACTGGATAAAAACAATATTAAACCAAGTATGACTGAGAAGTATGATCCCTATGAAAATGCCATTGCCGAGCGGATAAATGGAATATTAAAGCAGGAATTCCATATTGCAAAATACGATACTGACCTCACAACAAGAAAAAAGCTAATAGATGAAGCAATAAAAATTTACAACCATTTAAGGCCACACCTGTCAAACCATATGCTAACTCCACATCAAATGCATCAACAATTAGTCCTAAAAAGAAAACAGTACAAATCAAAAAAGCTGAACAATGAGATCATCGTTCAGCTTTAA
- a CDS encoding helix-turn-helix domain-containing protein, which translates to MKTSASKGYIKRTQKDYSVSFKLQVVQEIEFGQLGRTEACHKYGIQAKSTIREWLRKYGNFDWENQSGTIVAKTPEQRILELEAKVKLLEKQKARAEHLAERADKKVIIFDMLVDMAEKEYDIQIRKNYTPGLSTTSKKNTKKQ; encoded by the coding sequence ATGAAAACATCAGCGAGCAAAGGGTATATCAAGCGTACCCAAAAAGATTACTCTGTTTCTTTTAAGTTACAAGTTGTCCAGGAAATTGAATTTGGTCAACTAGGCAGGACAGAAGCTTGTCATAAATATGGGATTCAAGCTAAATCAACAATTAGGGAATGGCTCAGAAAATATGGTAACTTTGATTGGGAGAATCAATCTGGAACTATTGTGGCAAAAACACCTGAACAAAGAATCCTTGAGCTAGAGGCCAAAGTCAAACTGCTGGAGAAACAGAAGGCAAGGGCGGAGCATCTTGCCGAGCGAGCAGATAAGAAAGTCATTATCTTCGATATGCTGGTAGATATGGCCGAGAAAGAATATGACATCCAGATCAGAAAAAATTACACGCCCGGGTTATCGACCACTTCAAAGAAGAACACAAAGAAACAATAG
- a CDS encoding energy transducer TonB, with translation MKALKALIVFFIFTGISFAQDAKVEANKVTQKEVAPIWPGCEDSKETKDCFNSKMNAFIKENFTYSQDADGNWVRGKSTVSFTVDEEGKIINVETEGPEAIVNKEVERVVKSFPKLKPGLRGDTPVTINYTMSFNF, from the coding sequence ATGAAAGCTTTAAAAGCACTTATCGTATTTTTTATTTTTACAGGAATTTCCTTTGCACAGGATGCAAAGGTGGAGGCTAACAAAGTAACTCAAAAAGAAGTTGCTCCTATTTGGCCGGGTTGTGAGGACAGTAAAGAAACCAAAGACTGTTTCAACTCAAAAATGAATGCCTTTATTAAAGAAAATTTTACTTATTCCCAGGATGCCGATGGTAACTGGGTAAGAGGAAAGTCTACAGTTTCATTTACTGTAGATGAAGAAGGAAAGATTATAAATGTTGAAACTGAAGGACCGGAGGCTATTGTTAATAAGGAAGTGGAAAGAGTTGTAAAATCCTTTCCAAAGCTAAAGCCCGGATTGCGTGGTGATACTCCCGTTACTATAAATTATACTATGTCCTTTAATTTTTAG
- the egtB gene encoding ergothioneine biosynthesis protein EgtB yields the protein MISQEDLKSLFTQTRADTEKICSYLETEDYVVQPIVDVSPPKWHLGHTTWFFEEFILKKYRKNYKLFDEHSAYVFNSYYESVGDKVVRTDRGNLSRPTVAWVYEYREYVTKEILAFFHDTYFDREMMEVLEIGCHHEKQHQELLLTDIKFILGNNPLLPEYNLTFRENEIEEAPQEWIKIEEGVYQIGHSSNDFSYDNELGAHKVYLGEYQISHKLVTNGEYLEFINAGGYDNVLLWHAEGWDWKNINNIQTPLYWHKINKQWHHYTLQGLKILNPDAPLCHVSYYEAFAFTQWKKMRLPTEFEWEIASKNFKWGKRWEWTESAYSPYPGFKTAEGALGEYNGKFMVNQKVLRGGSVATSPNHTRHTYRNFFQPPLRWQFTGIRLAR from the coding sequence ATGATCTCACAGGAAGACCTTAAATCCCTTTTCACCCAAACAAGGGCAGATACCGAAAAAATTTGTTCCTATTTGGAAACGGAAGATTATGTTGTACAACCCATAGTAGATGTTTCCCCTCCCAAGTGGCACCTTGGACATACTACATGGTTCTTTGAAGAATTTATTCTGAAAAAATACCGGAAGAATTACAAGTTGTTTGATGAGCATTCCGCTTATGTGTTTAACAGTTACTACGAAAGTGTAGGAGACAAGGTCGTTCGCACAGATCGCGGAAATCTTTCCCGGCCTACAGTAGCCTGGGTTTATGAATACCGGGAATATGTAACAAAAGAAATCCTGGCCTTTTTTCACGATACTTATTTTGACCGGGAAATGATGGAAGTATTGGAAATTGGTTGCCATCACGAGAAACAACATCAGGAACTTTTACTTACCGATATTAAATTTATCCTGGGGAATAACCCTCTCTTACCAGAATATAACCTCACCTTCAGGGAAAATGAAATTGAAGAGGCACCACAGGAATGGATAAAAATAGAGGAAGGAGTTTATCAAATCGGTCATTCCTCAAATGACTTTAGCTACGATAATGAATTGGGTGCTCATAAAGTTTACCTGGGGGAGTATCAAATTTCGCATAAACTTGTTACTAACGGGGAATATTTGGAATTTATAAATGCAGGTGGCTATGATAATGTGCTGCTCTGGCACGCCGAAGGTTGGGATTGGAAAAATATAAATAATATTCAAACTCCCCTCTACTGGCATAAAATAAATAAACAGTGGCATCACTACACTTTGCAGGGGCTAAAAATTTTAAATCCCGATGCCCCGCTATGTCATGTTTCCTATTATGAAGCTTTTGCCTTTACCCAGTGGAAGAAAATGAGATTGCCTACAGAATTTGAGTGGGAAATTGCGAGCAAAAATTTTAAATGGGGAAAGCGCTGGGAATGGACAGAGAGTGCTTATTCTCCCTACCCAGGCTTTAAAACTGCCGAAGGAGCGTTGGGAGAATATAACGGAAAATTTATGGTGAATCAAAAAGTTTTAAGAGGGGGTTCTGTAGCAACATCTCCAAACCATACCCGCCACACCTACCGTAATTTTTTTCAGCCGCCCTTAAGATGGCAGTTTACTGGAATTAGGCTTGCCAGGTAA
- a CDS encoding L-histidine N(alpha)-methyltransferase — MKNKSTTSFEEAYKKDVYLGLTSYPKYLLSKYIYDKDGDKLFQKIMDLPEYYLTECEFNILEQHKAQISETFVSPDGFDLIELGAGDGKKTKILLKYLSDKKAQFKYLPIDISENALQELEASVHKEIPEVDIKIQQGTYLETLERLAEYNSRKKVIMVLGSNIGNLLHKDAIQFLKKIRSAMSPNDMLFMGFDQKKNPQTILNAYNDPQGVTAAFNKNGLMRINRELRGNFNPDNFLHWETYDPETGTARSFLVSTKEQQVTVGDLELEVHFEQWETIHTEISQKYDDHVVNWLAKEAGLKVTEAFSDDKNYYKNYIFRIEGDL; from the coding sequence ATGAAAAACAAATCAACAACCTCCTTTGAAGAGGCTTATAAAAAGGACGTATATCTCGGGTTAACCAGTTATCCAAAATATCTTTTATCTAAATATATCTATGATAAAGATGGAGATAAGCTCTTTCAAAAGATCATGGATCTTCCGGAATATTATTTAACTGAATGCGAATTTAATATTCTGGAACAACACAAAGCGCAGATTTCTGAAACATTTGTCTCCCCCGATGGTTTTGACCTTATCGAGTTGGGAGCCGGAGACGGAAAAAAAACTAAAATTCTGCTGAAATACCTTAGCGATAAAAAAGCCCAATTCAAATATCTTCCAATAGATATAAGTGAAAATGCCCTTCAGGAATTAGAAGCTTCGGTCCATAAGGAAATCCCTGAAGTTGATATAAAAATTCAGCAGGGAACTTACTTAGAGACTCTTGAAAGACTGGCGGAATATAATTCCCGAAAAAAAGTGATTATGGTGCTGGGCTCCAATATTGGAAATTTACTGCACAAAGATGCCATCCAGTTTTTAAAAAAAATACGCTCAGCAATGAGTCCTAATGATATGCTGTTTATGGGATTTGATCAAAAGAAAAATCCCCAAACTATATTGAATGCATACAATGACCCACAGGGAGTAACTGCAGCTTTTAACAAAAATGGCTTAATGCGGATCAACAGGGAACTCCGCGGAAATTTTAATCCAGATAATTTCCTGCATTGGGAAACCTATGATCCCGAAACAGGAACTGCAAGAAGTTTTCTGGTTAGTACCAAAGAACAACAGGTGACCGTGGGAGACCTTGAACTGGAGGTTCATTTTGAGCAATGGGAAACCATTCATACCGAAATTTCTCAAAAATACGATGACCACGTGGTGAATTGGCTCGCAAAAGAAGCAGGCTTAAAAGTCACAGAAGCTTTTTCTGACGATAAAAATTATTACAAGAATTATATCTTCAGAATAGAGGGAGATCTTTAA
- a CDS encoding DUF427 domain-containing protein, with product MKALWNGKILAESENTKIVENNHYFPPESIKEEFFKDSSTHTRCPWKGKASYYTIEVDGKLNEDAAWYYPEASKAAKPIENYIAF from the coding sequence ATGAAGGCATTATGGAATGGAAAAATACTGGCTGAAAGTGAAAACACAAAAATTGTTGAAAATAATCACTATTTCCCACCGGAATCAATCAAAGAAGAATTTTTCAAAGATAGTTCTACACACACCAGGTGCCCCTGGAAGGGAAAAGCATCTTATTACACAATAGAAGTAGATGGTAAGTTGAACGAAGATGCCGCCTGGTATTACCCCGAAGCCAGTAAAGCGGCAAAACCCATTGAAAATTATATCGCCTTTTGA
- a CDS encoding aminotransferase class V-fold PLP-dependent enzyme encodes MKNLRKPFPVLEQYTYLNTAASGLLSEEVFDFRQEHDLDFLVSGSILKEKQGKILAGVREGVGKFFNCAPNRVALVPNFSYGFNTLLEGLDRSKKVLLLENDYPSINWAVSSRNFQVCTAVIDGQLESNIKNAFQQYKPDVFAFSIVQYISGIKLSFEFLSELKRENPDVLFIADGTQYLGTEKFDFDASGLDVVTASTYKWLNGGYGNAFILFNETAAEKIAPKSSGFNSLQGKYKAHEGNFIGKFEPGHQDTLNFGSLKIALDLLQRVGMDVVESRVANLADLAKEEFIKLKLLEERVIKREKHSPIFNITGDDKLYNKLRGKDIICSQRGEGIRVSFHYFNNEEELECLLKALK; translated from the coding sequence ATGAAGAATTTAAGAAAACCCTTTCCTGTACTGGAACAATATACCTATTTAAATACTGCTGCTTCAGGACTCCTGTCTGAAGAAGTTTTTGATTTCCGACAGGAACACGACCTGGATTTCCTGGTTTCGGGAAGCATATTAAAAGAAAAGCAGGGGAAGATACTTGCGGGAGTGAGGGAAGGGGTAGGCAAATTTTTCAATTGTGCACCCAATAGAGTTGCTCTGGTCCCAAATTTCTCCTATGGTTTCAATACATTGCTTGAAGGGTTGGACAGGTCAAAAAAAGTTCTCCTTTTGGAAAATGATTATCCTTCCATCAATTGGGCAGTGAGCTCGCGAAATTTTCAGGTTTGTACCGCTGTTATTGACGGGCAACTTGAAAGTAATATTAAAAATGCTTTTCAACAATACAAGCCTGATGTTTTTGCTTTTAGTATAGTGCAATACATAAGCGGAATAAAACTTTCTTTTGAATTTCTTTCAGAATTAAAAAGAGAAAATCCCGATGTGCTCTTCATAGCGGACGGTACGCAGTATTTAGGTACCGAAAAATTTGACTTTGATGCCTCAGGCCTCGATGTAGTAACTGCCAGTACTTACAAATGGCTTAATGGAGGATATGGAAATGCCTTCATTCTTTTCAATGAAACTGCAGCCGAAAAAATTGCTCCCAAAAGTTCAGGATTTAACTCCCTGCAGGGAAAATATAAAGCTCACGAAGGAAATTTTATAGGTAAGTTTGAACCCGGGCATCAGGATACGCTTAACTTTGGCAGCCTAAAAATAGCATTGGATCTTCTTCAAAGAGTCGGAATGGATGTTGTGGAAAGTCGGGTCGCAAATCTTGCAGATTTGGCGAAAGAAGAATTTATAAAATTAAAACTGCTGGAGGAGAGGGTAATAAAGCGAGAGAAACATTCTCCTATTTTTAATATTACAGGAGACGACAAACTTTATAACAAGTTAAGAGGAAAAGACATTATTTGCTCTCAAAGAGGTGAGGGGATAAGGGTAAGTTTTCACTACTTCAATAACGAGGAGGAGTTGGAATGCCTTCTTAAAGCATTAAAGTGA